From Medicago truncatula cultivar Jemalong A17 chromosome 7, MtrunA17r5.0-ANR, whole genome shotgun sequence, a single genomic window includes:
- the LOC11434201 gene encoding probable aldo-keto reductase 1 isoform X2: MGDTIHIPRVKLGSQGLEVSKLGYGCMGLTGVYNAAVPEDVAISLIKHAFSKGITFFDTADFYAAHTNEVFVGKALKDIPRDQIQIATKFGIVKMESGNVVVNGSPEYVRSCCEGSLQRLGVDYIDLYYQHRIDTTVPIEDTMGELKKLVEEGKIKYIGLSEASTDTIRRAHAVHPITAVQMEWSLWTREIEPDIIPLCRELGIGIVPYSPLGRGFFGGKAITESVPADSFLAIQPRLQGENFDKNKIFYHRMEKLAQEKHECTSSQLALAWILHQGDDVVPIPDCHVL; encoded by the exons atgggagATACTATTCATATTCCTCGAGTGAAGCTTGGAAGCCAAGGCCTAGAA GTTTCTAAGCTTGGATATGGATGTATGGGCCTCACTGGAGTATACAACGCTGCTGTTCCAGAAGATGTTGCCATATCTTTGATCAAACATGCTTTCTCCAAAGGAATCACTTTCTTTGACACTGCTGATTTTTATGCTGCACATACCAATGAAGTTTTTGTCGGAAAG GCACTTAAGGACATACCACGAGATCAAATTCAGATTGCTACAAAGTTTGGGATTGTCAAAATGGAATCTGGTAACGTTGTAGTAAATGGTAGTCCTGAATATGTTCGATCATGTTGTGAGGGTAGTCTTCAACGTCTTGGGGTGGATTACATTGATCTCTATTATCAGCACCGTATTGACACCACTGTTCCCATTGAGGACACT ATGGGAGAGCTTAAGAAGTTGGTTGAAGAGGGAAAGATTAAGTACATAGGATTATCTGAGGCTAGTACTGATACAATCAGAAGGGCACATGCTGTTCATCCCATTACTGCTGTTCAAATGGAATGGTCTCTTTGGACTCGTGAAATTGAGCCAGATATCATTCCCCTTTGCAG GGAACTTGGCATTGGAATAGTACCGTACAGTCCCCTTGGCCGTGGATTTTTTGGAGGCAAGGCTATTACAGAAAGTGTACCTGCAGACAGTTTTCTG GCAATCCAACCAAGGTTACAAGGGGAAAACTTTGACAAGAACAAGATCTTTTATCATCGGATGGAAAAGTTGGCACAAGAGAAGCATGAATGTACATCTTCACAACTTGCTCTTGCATG